One segment of Acidobacteriota bacterium DNA contains the following:
- the guaA gene encoding glutamine-hydrolyzing GMP synthase, translating into METQSIVVLDFGAQYSQLIARRIRENKVFSVVLPFNATLDEIRSYSPAGIVLSGGPSSVYDEGAPHADKKVLELGVPVLGICYGLQFMVYALGGKVRPAEKREYGHATVERISESRLFEGTPNVLSVWMSHGDSAEELPPGFSLTAKTANAVAAIENVAQKMWAVQFHPEVHHTPFGADILRNFALKICGAPPTWTGQHFIDSTVASVKAQVGSGHAICALSGGVDSSVAAVLVDRALRDSSGKSRLTCVFVNNGVLRKNEFEKVQQNLRDNLGLHLVAVDATDRFMKRLAGVTDPETKRKIIGSEFIAVFDDEAQRIEKEEGKVDWLVQGTLYPDVIESRSVRGPSQIIKSHHNVGGLPDKMKLKLIEPLKDLFKDEVRRIGRDLGMPEDILQRQPFPGPGLAVRILGEVTKERADLLRECDEIVVGEIKKAGLYQKIWQSFAVLLPVMTVGVMGDQRTYAYTCAVRAVHSEDGMTADWVPLPYEVLKSISNRIVNEVRGVNRVVYDITSKPPGTIEWE; encoded by the coding sequence GTGGAAACACAATCTATCGTTGTCCTCGACTTCGGTGCGCAGTATTCGCAGCTCATTGCGCGCCGCATCCGCGAAAATAAAGTCTTCTCGGTCGTTCTTCCCTTCAACGCCACCCTGGACGAGATTCGGAGCTATTCACCGGCGGGGATCGTGCTCTCCGGCGGGCCGTCGTCGGTGTATGACGAAGGCGCGCCCCATGCCGACAAGAAGGTCCTCGAATTGGGCGTGCCCGTGCTCGGGATCTGCTACGGACTGCAGTTCATGGTGTACGCGCTGGGCGGCAAAGTGCGTCCCGCGGAAAAGCGCGAATATGGCCATGCGACTGTGGAACGCATTTCCGAATCACGCCTGTTTGAAGGCACTCCCAACGTCCTTTCAGTGTGGATGTCGCATGGCGATTCCGCAGAAGAACTCCCGCCCGGATTTTCTCTCACTGCGAAGACTGCGAACGCGGTCGCGGCGATTGAGAATGTCGCGCAGAAGATGTGGGCTGTGCAGTTTCATCCCGAGGTGCACCACACACCATTCGGGGCAGACATCCTACGTAATTTTGCGCTGAAGATTTGCGGCGCTCCGCCAACCTGGACGGGACAGCATTTCATCGATTCGACGGTGGCCTCAGTCAAGGCGCAAGTGGGAAGCGGCCACGCCATCTGCGCTCTCTCTGGCGGCGTAGACTCCTCGGTCGCAGCCGTGCTCGTCGACCGGGCTCTGCGTGATTCCTCCGGCAAATCGCGCCTGACGTGCGTTTTCGTCAATAACGGAGTTCTTCGCAAGAACGAATTCGAGAAAGTCCAGCAGAACCTGCGCGACAACCTCGGACTGCACCTGGTCGCCGTCGATGCCACCGATCGCTTCATGAAACGGCTGGCGGGCGTGACCGACCCGGAAACGAAGCGGAAGATTATCGGCAGTGAGTTCATCGCCGTCTTTGACGACGAAGCCCAGCGTATCGAGAAGGAAGAAGGTAAGGTCGATTGGCTCGTCCAGGGGACGCTCTATCCCGACGTGATTGAATCGCGGTCGGTGCGCGGCCCGTCGCAGATCATCAAATCCCACCACAACGTCGGCGGCCTGCCGGACAAGATGAAACTCAAACTCATCGAGCCGCTGAAAGATTTGTTCAAAGATGAAGTCCGCCGCATTGGACGCGATCTCGGCATGCCGGAAGACATCCTGCAGCGCCAGCCATTTCCGGGCCCTGGATTGGCAGTACGTATTCTCGGCGAAGTCACCAAAGAACGCGCTGATTTGCTGCGCGAGTGCGATGAGATCGTCGTCGGCGAGATCAAGAAGGCCGGGCTCTACCAGAAAATCTGGCAGTCGTTCGCAGTGCTGTTGCCGGTCATGACGGTCGGCGTGATGGGCGATCAGAGGACCTACGCGTACACCTGCGCTGTCCGCGCGGTGCATTCCGAGGACGGAATGACGGCGGACTGGGTGCCGCTGCCTTATGAAGTGCTCAAGTCAATCTCTAATCGCATTGTGAACGAGGTGCGCGGAGTGAATCGGGTCGTGTATGACATTACTTCGAAGCCGCCGGGGACGATTGAGTGGGAGTAG
- a CDS encoding 1-deoxy-D-xylulose-5-phosphate synthase has product MYIECKAGGLTGPARIGRVTYSKTGATIHYGGKEFRSLKGAGFKANYYDVESGEEYWISGPKKDGRDALYATNVAPEIDADVKDEYWSKIRKRQTKSS; this is encoded by the coding sequence ATGTATATCGAGTGCAAGGCTGGCGGCCTCACTGGTCCTGCCAGAATTGGGCGCGTGACCTACTCAAAAACCGGCGCCACAATCCACTATGGCGGCAAGGAATTCAGGAGTTTAAAGGGTGCTGGGTTTAAGGCCAACTACTACGACGTGGAGAGCGGCGAAGAATACTGGATTTCCGGTCCAAAGAAAGATGGCCGCGATGCTCTTTATGCGACCAACGTGGCGCCTGAAATAGATGCTGATGTGAAGGATGAGTATTGGAGCAAAATAAGAAAGCGGCAGACAAAAAGTTCTTAA